A portion of the Flavobacterium limnophilum genome contains these proteins:
- a CDS encoding acyl carrier protein phosphodiesterase, translating to MNFLAHIYLSGDNDLMKIGNFMADGIHGKNFDTFSLEIQKGIILHRAIDTFTDAHPIFRQSTKRLHANYHHYSGIIVDIFYDHFLAKNWSNYSDERLEDYSERFYQSLRDNYNDLTPKTQKMMPYMIDHNWLLSYQTIEGIENVLVKMDNRMKRDSNMRFSVAELRTYYSDFEQEFNYFFEELKAHSKEKIQTL from the coding sequence ATGAATTTTCTAGCCCACATATACCTTTCAGGAGACAATGATTTGATGAAAATCGGCAATTTTATGGCCGACGGCATTCATGGGAAAAACTTTGACACTTTTTCATTGGAAATTCAAAAAGGAATCATTCTGCACCGTGCCATAGACACTTTTACGGATGCACATCCTATTTTTCGACAAAGTACCAAACGACTGCACGCCAATTACCATCACTATTCCGGCATCATCGTGGATATTTTTTACGACCATTTTTTGGCAAAAAACTGGAGCAATTATTCGGATGAAAGATTGGAAGATTATTCGGAACGTTTTTACCAATCCCTGAGAGACAATTACAATGATTTGACTCCAAAGACCCAGAAGATGATGCCTTACATGATAGACCACAATTGGTTATTGAGTTACCAAACCATTGAGGGAATAGAAAACGTTTTGGTCAAAATGGACAACCGAATGAAACGCGATTCGAATATGCGGTTTTCAGTTGCGGAATTGAGAACTTACTACTCCGATTTCGAACAGGAATTCAACTATTTTTTCGAAGAATTAAAGGCTCATTCGAAAGAGAAAATACAAACCTTATAA
- a CDS encoding DNA alkylation repair protein, whose translation MAFINDLETAFQEKCNAENALAMAKYMRNLFSFFGIKTEDRRRIFKEIWKENQQEVSENPRAIALELFNKKERELQYCAIEILIKELKGNYKKDDIQLIEKLIITNSWWDSVDTIAKYILGDYLLEYPLETKKVIERFSNSENMWLNRSAILFQLGYKQKTNFDLLKSECEKHKNSNEFFIQKAIGWALREYAKSNPEAVRNFVVNNNLKPLSKKEALKNIL comes from the coding sequence ATGGCTTTCATCAATGATTTAGAAACCGCTTTTCAAGAAAAATGCAATGCAGAAAATGCTTTGGCAATGGCAAAATACATGCGGAATCTTTTTTCCTTTTTTGGAATAAAAACAGAAGATAGAAGACGAATTTTCAAAGAAATTTGGAAAGAAAACCAGCAAGAAGTTTCTGAAAATCCAAGAGCAATTGCATTGGAGCTTTTCAATAAAAAAGAACGTGAATTACAGTATTGTGCCATCGAAATCCTGATAAAAGAACTCAAGGGAAATTACAAAAAAGACGATATTCAACTGATTGAAAAACTAATAATTACCAACTCTTGGTGGGACAGCGTGGACACGATTGCCAAATATATTTTAGGTGACTATTTACTCGAATACCCATTGGAAACCAAAAAAGTAATTGAACGTTTTTCCAATTCCGAAAATATGTGGCTCAACCGAAGCGCCATTCTTTTTCAATTGGGCTACAAACAAAAAACCAATTTTGACCTATTGAAATCCGAATGCGAAAAACATAAAAATTCCAATGAGTTTTTCATCCAAAAAGCCATTGGCTGGGCATTGCGGGAATATGCAAAATCAAATCCCGAAGCGGTAAGGAACTTTGTGGTTAACAATAATTTAAAGCCTTTAAGCAAAAAAGAAGCGTTAAAAAACATTCTTTGA
- a CDS encoding chloride channel protein, which yields MFKKYLYKLENGIAWSQDKISNKQFIFLSSVVVGISSAFAVIILKTFAHKIFTFATYITNISIFKYGFIKAMFPVIGILLTVFVVKRFLGGTIEKGTSQILYAVAKKASIIPRKQMYAQIATSSLTVGLGGSAGLESPIVITGAAFGSNYAQRYKLGYKDRTLLIGCGVAAGIAAAFNAPIAGVLFAIEVLLVDVSISAFTPIMIAAATGALVSKIALDETILLSFKQQQNFDYHNIAYYIMLGLFTGLISVYYSRNFQRVEYIFHHLKLSPYKKAFFGASLLALLIFVFPTLFGEGYESIKTLSENDPGQLLENTIFSDFRNNSWVLLLFIGLTMMLKVFASGITMGSGGNGGNFAPSLFLGSYAGFFFAKFLNLTGLTKLPVSNFTLVGMAGILSGLFHAPLTAIFLIAEITGGYDLMIPLMIVASISFTISKRFEKHSIDVKNLARKGNVFTSNKDANILSTLDTNKIIQTDYLTVSPDENLEKLVDLISHSNQVIFAVVDKENNMLGVVHFNDIREIIFNQYRVKYTLVKEVMRTPVDIIYPTDSMEIVMNKFEKAKAAFLPVLKNGKYHGFISKSKALEAYRTKLKSMTIE from the coding sequence ATGTTCAAAAAATACCTCTACAAACTTGAAAACGGGATAGCTTGGTCGCAAGACAAAATATCGAACAAACAGTTCATCTTTTTGTCAAGCGTGGTGGTGGGTATTTCATCGGCATTTGCGGTAATTATCCTTAAAACATTTGCCCACAAGATTTTCACTTTTGCCACTTACATCACCAATATCAGCATTTTTAAATATGGATTCATAAAAGCAATGTTTCCGGTTATTGGTATTTTGCTTACCGTTTTTGTTGTCAAAAGATTTCTGGGCGGAACGATAGAAAAGGGAACCTCACAGATTTTGTATGCCGTTGCCAAAAAAGCCAGCATCATTCCCCGAAAACAAATGTATGCCCAAATTGCAACAAGTTCCCTTACGGTAGGTTTGGGAGGTTCGGCAGGATTGGAAAGCCCCATCGTGATTACGGGTGCCGCTTTTGGCTCCAATTATGCCCAACGGTATAAATTAGGCTATAAAGACCGAACGCTTCTCATTGGTTGTGGCGTTGCCGCCGGAATTGCCGCCGCTTTCAATGCGCCAATCGCTGGCGTTTTGTTTGCCATCGAAGTGTTGTTGGTTGATGTGAGCATTTCCGCCTTTACGCCCATCATGATTGCTGCCGCGACTGGAGCGCTGGTTTCCAAAATTGCTTTGGACGAAACCATTTTATTGTCTTTCAAACAACAACAAAATTTCGATTATCACAATATTGCCTACTATATCATGCTTGGATTGTTCACCGGACTTATTTCGGTTTATTATTCGAGAAATTTTCAAAGGGTGGAATATATTTTTCATCATCTTAAACTATCACCTTACAAAAAAGCCTTTTTTGGAGCTTCCCTATTGGCTTTGTTAATTTTTGTCTTCCCAACTCTTTTTGGTGAAGGATATGAAAGTATCAAAACCTTGTCTGAAAATGATCCTGGACAACTACTTGAGAACACCATTTTTAGTGATTTTAGAAACAACAGTTGGGTACTTTTGCTATTCATTGGTTTGACGATGATGCTCAAAGTATTTGCCTCCGGAATTACCATGGGAAGCGGTGGAAATGGAGGAAACTTCGCTCCTTCGCTGTTTTTGGGTTCCTACGCAGGTTTCTTCTTTGCCAAGTTTTTAAATTTAACAGGGCTTACCAAGTTGCCTGTCAGCAATTTCACTTTGGTGGGAATGGCGGGAATTCTCAGCGGATTGTTTCACGCCCCATTAACCGCAATATTTTTAATTGCCGAAATAACGGGGGGTTACGACTTGATGATTCCGTTAATGATTGTCGCTTCCATTAGTTTTACCATTTCAAAACGTTTTGAAAAACATTCGATAGACGTGAAAAATTTGGCTCGAAAAGGAAACGTGTTCACTAGCAACAAAGATGCCAATATTCTTTCGACCTTGGATACCAATAAAATCATTCAAACGGATTATTTGACCGTTTCACCCGATGAAAACCTCGAGAAATTGGTTGACTTGATTTCGCATTCCAATCAAGTGATTTTCGCCGTGGTGGACAAGGAGAACAATATGCTCGGCGTGGTTCATTTCAACGATATCAGGGAGATTATTTTCAATCAATATCGAGTAAAATATACTTTGGTAAAAGAAGTAATGAGAACACCCGTCGACATTATTTACCCCACCGACAGTATGGAAATCGTGATGAACAAGTTCGAAAAAGCCAAAGCTGCCTTTTTGCCCGTGCTCAAAAACGGAAAATATCATGGTTTTATTTCCAAATCAAAAGCGCTTGAAGCTTATCGAACCAAGCTGAAATCAATGACGATAGAATAA
- a CDS encoding peptidoglycan DD-metalloendopeptidase family protein: protein MSTLENLFSRLDHIKVIDDSIPYSKYTPIDLSNSNADLSKIDLSNSQAFEVFIENHLQKNEAKVAFGGYNEVRNLYQSSPLFNDEENEERNIHIGMDLWIKAGTPILAALDGTVHGFDFNAGKGNYGPTIILKHSIENQTFYTLYGHLSLESIENLEIGTPFKKGQKMAYLGNSSVNGGYAPHLHFQIIKDIKDYSGDYPGVCSINELDYYLENCPDPNLLLKI, encoded by the coding sequence ATGTCCACTTTAGAAAACCTTTTTTCACGACTCGACCACATAAAAGTCATTGATGACTCCATTCCTTATTCAAAATATACTCCCATAGATTTATCCAATTCTAATGCTGATTTATCCAAAATAGATTTATCCAATTCTCAAGCATTTGAAGTATTTATCGAAAATCATCTTCAAAAAAACGAAGCAAAAGTAGCTTTTGGCGGTTATAATGAAGTGCGAAATCTATACCAATCAAGTCCACTTTTCAATGACGAGGAAAACGAGGAACGGAACATTCACATTGGGATGGATTTGTGGATAAAAGCGGGAACCCCAATATTGGCAGCACTTGACGGAACAGTTCATGGTTTTGATTTTAATGCCGGGAAAGGAAATTATGGCCCAACAATTATTTTGAAACATTCCATCGAAAATCAAACTTTTTACACTTTGTACGGCCATTTATCTCTTGAAAGCATCGAAAACCTTGAAATTGGAACTCCTTTCAAGAAAGGACAAAAGATGGCCTATTTGGGAAATTCGTCAGTAAATGGCGGGTATGCTCCACACTTACATTTTCAAATCATCAAGGACATAAAAGATTATTCAGGCGATTATCCGGGTGTTTGCAGCATAAATGAGCTGGATTATTATTTGGAAAATTGCCCTGATCCAAACTTGTTGTTGAAAATATAA
- a CDS encoding alkene reductase, whose amino-acid sequence METYKLFTPIKIDSLQLKNRIVMAPMTRCRAIGNIPNALMAEYYKQRSGAGLIITEGTSPSPNGLGYARIPGIFNADQVKGWKKTTDGVHENGGKIIVQLMHSGRISHPLNMQVGTQILAPSAVKAAGQMWTDSKGLQDFVVPKEMSPQDLVQTKTEFVEAAKNALLAGFDGVELHSANGYLLEEFLSPISNIRKDNYGGSIENRCRFVIEVATAVAQAIGKENTGIRLSPYGVASDMPHYPEIDATYDYLSQELNKLDISHIHLVDHSAMGAPAVPLEIKKLIRSNFKNTLILCGGYNKESAETDIESGLADLVAFGRPFINNPDLVERFQNNWPLSQDLDMDLFYAAAEKGYTDYPFYKDLNK is encoded by the coding sequence ATGGAGACATACAAGTTATTTACACCCATTAAAATTGATTCCCTGCAGTTAAAAAATCGAATTGTCATGGCACCCATGACCAGATGCAGGGCAATTGGCAATATTCCAAACGCACTTATGGCGGAATATTACAAACAACGTTCAGGTGCAGGACTAATCATAACCGAAGGCACCTCACCGTCACCCAATGGACTTGGATATGCACGAATTCCTGGAATTTTTAATGCCGATCAAGTGAAAGGCTGGAAAAAAACAACTGATGGAGTACATGAAAATGGCGGCAAAATAATTGTTCAATTGATGCATTCCGGAAGGATAAGCCATCCGCTGAATATGCAGGTAGGAACGCAGATACTTGCTCCTTCGGCAGTAAAAGCGGCCGGACAAATGTGGACAGACTCAAAAGGATTGCAGGATTTTGTTGTTCCGAAAGAAATGAGCCCTCAAGACCTAGTGCAAACCAAGACAGAATTTGTCGAGGCTGCAAAAAATGCCTTGCTTGCCGGGTTTGACGGTGTCGAACTACATTCGGCCAATGGTTATCTTTTGGAAGAATTTCTTTCTCCAATAAGCAACATCCGCAAAGACAATTACGGCGGAAGTATCGAAAATCGGTGTCGATTCGTGATCGAGGTGGCAACTGCCGTTGCACAAGCCATTGGCAAGGAAAATACGGGAATTCGGTTGTCGCCTTATGGCGTGGCGAGCGACATGCCGCATTATCCCGAAATCGATGCCACATACGATTACTTGTCCCAAGAACTCAACAAACTAGACATTTCCCACATCCACCTTGTAGATCACTCGGCCATGGGAGCGCCGGCGGTACCTTTGGAAATCAAAAAACTGATACGCAGTAATTTTAAAAATACCCTGATTCTTTGCGGCGGTTACAACAAGGAAAGTGCCGAAACAGACATCGAAAGCGGCCTTGCCGACCTAGTGGCATTTGGACGCCCATTTATAAACAATCCCGATCTTGTCGAAAGATTTCAAAACAATTGGCCTTTGTCACAAGATCTTGATATGGACTTATTCTATGCCGCTGCTGAAAAAGGATATACCGACTATCCATTTTATAAAGACTTGAACAAATAA
- a CDS encoding nuclear transport factor 2 family protein, whose protein sequence is MTTNEETLTKFYTAFSNGNADQMCEYYHPNIKFRDPVFGLLKHDDVCKMWTMLLEKSKGTIKIDFSEIKADDYKGSARWVATYNFSKTNRKVVNSIYAQFQFQDGLIIKHTDDFDIWKWAKQAFGWKGFVFGWTGYMQKKIQAQALSALKKYKK, encoded by the coding sequence ATGACAACAAACGAAGAAACTCTCACCAAATTCTACACCGCCTTTTCTAATGGGAATGCCGATCAAATGTGCGAATATTATCATCCCAACATTAAATTCCGTGATCCCGTATTTGGATTGTTAAAGCACGATGACGTTTGTAAAATGTGGACAATGCTGCTGGAAAAAAGTAAAGGAACCATAAAAATCGACTTCTCTGAAATAAAAGCAGACGACTACAAAGGTTCTGCACGCTGGGTAGCCACCTACAATTTCAGTAAAACCAACAGGAAAGTTGTCAATTCAATTTATGCACAGTTTCAGTTTCAAGATGGATTAATCATAAAACATACCGACGATTTTGACATTTGGAAATGGGCCAAACAAGCTTTTGGTTGGAAAGGATTCGTTTTTGGTTGGACCGGATATATGCAAAAAAAAATTCAGGCTCAGGCTCTTTCAGCTTTAAAAAAGTACAAAAAATAA
- a CDS encoding chemotaxis protein CheB, protein MKTNKSANGLENNDFPIVGIGASAGGLETLEQFFAKMPQNTGMAFVIIQHLDPNHIGMMPELLQRMTTMKVIQVTDSLKVKPNCVYIIPPNKSMSILNGSLHLFAPIETHGIRLPIDIFFRSLADDRQEKSIGIILSGMGSDGSLGLKAIKEKNGIVIVQEPSTAKFDGMPRSAVETVIADIIAPVEELPAKLINIVKFIPLKKNDPEIDSKNKSNLDKIIILLREQTGHDFSLYKKSTLFRRIERRKGIHQIDKIQNYVRFMQENPKETEILFKELLIGVTSFFRDTAVWEKLKEQVLPEMLEKLPNGYVMRAWVTGCSTGEEAYSLAITFKEVMEKIKKHRNISLQIFATDLDIDAIEKARKGIFPPNIITDVSPERLSRFFIVENDGFRINAGIREMVVFAPQNVIKDPPFTKLDILTCRNMLIYMEAELQKKIIRLFNYSLNPGGIMVLGSAETLGTDNEGFEILDAKLKIFKRSQKPTSPGLLDFPSSFSIPNKTNIKALTTPVIEENIQTLANQILLQRFAPASVLVSEKGDIIYITGRTGKYLEPVAGKANWNIFAMLRDDLKLELPIAFQKALKNYDPIQLRKIKIENYGNDQYVDVTLQQIEKPEGIKGKVMIVFKDLPEMSEPKVDAKKGKETSSARQKELEIELQQSLEDLQTIREEMQTSQEELKSTNEELQSTNEELQSTNEELTTSKEEMQSLNEELQTVNIELQSKVIDYVQANNDMKNLLNSTDIATLFLDKELNIRRFTDPITNIFKVRNTDIGRPFTDLVTDLQYPEIGIHAKQVIKTLNFIEKSVVTLDGRWFDIKIMPYRTLDDHIDGLVLTFNDVTKFKKLELELKEANEKLKISKETRYRRLFETAKDGILILDAETGKITDVNPFLIELLGYSKEQFVEKAIWEIGTFKDIIANMEKFKQLQQKEFIRYDNLPLETIDRKKINVEFISNIYQVENQKVVQCLIRDITQQKLAEEKLKISESRYRSLFESAKDGILVLDSENGTIVEINPYLIDMLGYTKNELLKKAIWEVGFFKKIIDNKDKFLKLQQKNFLQYEDLPLVTADGRKINVEFISKVFSIENHKVIQCFIRNIAK, encoded by the coding sequence ATGAAAACAAATAAATCAGCCAACGGTTTAGAAAACAACGATTTTCCAATTGTTGGCATTGGTGCATCGGCAGGAGGACTTGAAACATTGGAACAGTTCTTTGCCAAAATGCCCCAAAATACAGGTATGGCATTTGTAATTATCCAGCATCTCGATCCCAACCATATTGGGATGATGCCCGAATTATTGCAACGGATGACAACCATGAAGGTGATTCAAGTTACCGATTCCCTAAAAGTAAAACCAAACTGCGTCTACATAATTCCTCCCAACAAAAGCATGTCGATATTGAATGGTTCCCTCCATTTGTTTGCTCCGATAGAAACCCACGGAATACGCTTGCCGATTGACATTTTCTTCCGTTCCTTGGCAGATGACAGACAGGAAAAAAGCATTGGCATCATCCTTTCCGGAATGGGTTCGGATGGCAGTTTGGGACTCAAAGCCATCAAGGAAAAAAACGGCATCGTGATCGTGCAAGAGCCGTCCACGGCAAAATTTGACGGAATGCCCCGAAGTGCCGTTGAAACCGTAATTGCCGACATCATTGCGCCAGTGGAAGAGTTGCCGGCCAAACTCATCAATATTGTAAAATTTATTCCGCTAAAAAAAAACGACCCAGAAATAGACAGCAAAAACAAAAGCAATCTCGACAAAATCATAATCCTGCTTCGCGAACAAACCGGACATGATTTTTCGCTATACAAGAAAAGTACCTTGTTTCGCCGAATCGAAAGACGCAAAGGGATTCACCAAATCGACAAAATCCAGAATTATGTACGCTTCATGCAGGAAAATCCAAAAGAGACCGAAATACTCTTCAAAGAATTGCTGATTGGTGTTACCAGCTTTTTTCGTGACACGGCAGTTTGGGAAAAATTGAAAGAACAAGTGCTTCCTGAAATGTTGGAAAAATTACCCAACGGATACGTGATGCGCGCTTGGGTAACAGGCTGTTCCACCGGGGAAGAAGCTTATTCATTGGCCATTACCTTCAAGGAAGTCATGGAGAAAATAAAAAAACACCGAAACATAAGCCTGCAAATATTTGCCACCGATCTTGACATTGATGCGATAGAAAAAGCGCGAAAAGGAATTTTTCCTCCAAACATAATTACCGACGTTTCTCCAGAACGTCTTTCCCGTTTTTTTATCGTCGAAAACGATGGCTTTCGCATCAATGCAGGCATTCGGGAAATGGTTGTATTTGCTCCTCAAAATGTGATCAAGGATCCGCCTTTTACCAAACTCGACATCCTTACTTGCCGAAACATGCTGATTTACATGGAGGCCGAATTGCAAAAAAAGATAATCAGGCTTTTTAATTACAGTCTCAATCCCGGCGGAATCATGGTGCTTGGCTCGGCCGAAACCCTTGGAACCGACAATGAAGGTTTTGAAATACTGGACGCCAAATTAAAAATCTTCAAACGTTCCCAAAAACCAACCTCTCCCGGATTGTTGGATTTTCCCAGTTCTTTTTCAATACCTAATAAAACAAATATCAAAGCCTTGACAACACCCGTAATCGAAGAAAACATACAAACCCTTGCCAATCAAATTTTGCTTCAACGTTTTGCTCCCGCCAGCGTGTTGGTAAGCGAAAAAGGCGATATTATTTATATTACGGGACGTACCGGAAAATACCTTGAACCTGTGGCAGGCAAGGCAAACTGGAATATTTTTGCAATGCTGCGAGATGATTTGAAACTCGAATTGCCAATTGCATTCCAGAAGGCATTAAAAAATTATGACCCCATACAACTGCGAAAAATTAAAATCGAAAACTACGGCAACGACCAATATGTGGATGTTACGCTCCAGCAAATAGAAAAACCCGAAGGCATAAAAGGAAAGGTAATGATTGTTTTCAAAGATTTGCCCGAAATGTCAGAACCCAAAGTGGATGCAAAAAAAGGCAAAGAAACCTCGAGTGCAAGACAAAAAGAATTGGAAATTGAACTGCAACAAAGTCTTGAAGATTTGCAAACCATTAGAGAAGAAATGCAAACTTCGCAGGAAGAATTAAAATCTACCAATGAAGAACTGCAATCCACAAACGAAGAATTGCAATCCACAAACGAGGAACTTACCACTTCCAAAGAAGAGATGCAGAGCCTGAATGAAGAGCTGCAAACCGTGAACATCGAACTGCAAAGCAAGGTAATCGACTATGTACAGGCCAACAACGACATGAAAAACTTGCTCAACAGTACCGATATCGCGACCTTATTTCTGGACAAAGAGCTAAACATTCGCAGATTTACCGATCCGATAACCAATATATTCAAAGTACGCAATACCGATATTGGAAGGCCATTTACCGACTTGGTTACCGATTTGCAATATCCAGAAATAGGAATTCACGCCAAACAAGTCATCAAAACCCTCAACTTTATAGAAAAATCGGTAGTCACCTTGGACGGAAGATGGTTTGACATAAAAATTATGCCCTATCGCACGCTTGACGATCATATTGACGGATTAGTACTGACATTCAACGATGTAACCAAATTCAAAAAATTGGAATTAGAGCTCAAAGAAGCCAACGAAAAACTAAAAATAAGCAAGGAAACCCGCTATCGACGACTTTTTGAAACGGCGAAAGACGGCATTCTGATTCTCGATGCCGAAACCGGAAAAATTACGGACGTAAATCCATTTTTGATCGAACTATTGGGATATTCAAAAGAACAATTTGTTGAAAAAGCTATCTGGGAAATTGGAACTTTCAAAGATATTATTGCCAATATGGAAAAATTCAAGCAGTTACAACAGAAAGAATTCATTCGCTACGATAATTTACCCCTTGAAACAATCGACAGAAAAAAGATCAATGTGGAGTTCATCAGCAACATTTATCAAGTTGAAAATCAAAAAGTGGTACAATGTCTAATTCGTGACATCACGCAACAGAAATTGGCCGAAGAAAAACTGAAGATTTCCGAAAGTCGTTATCGCAGTCTTTTTGAATCTGCAAAAGACGGTATTCTGGTTCTTGACTCAGAAAATGGAACCATTGTGGAAATAAATCCCTATCTAATTGATATGTTAGGCTATACAAAAAACGAATTGTTAAAAAAAGCCATCTGGGAAGTTGGTTTTTTTAAAAAAATAATTGATAATAAAGATAAATTTCTTAAATTACAGCAAAAGAATTTTTTGCAATACGAAGATTTGCCTCTTGTTACCGCCGATGGACGAAAAATCAACGTGGAGTTCATAAGCAAAGTCTTTTCAATAGAAAACCATAAGGTAATCCAGTGTTTCATTCGCAACATTGCCAAATAA
- a CDS encoding class I fructose-bisphosphate aldolase, with protein MKDISQLLALLGNEKDPLLNHVCETIPKDQIHWPNSSHIDTVFLQSNRNAQTIRSLNQIYQNGRLSNTGYLSILPVDQGIEHTAGSSFSPNPIYFDPENIIKLGLEAGCNAVASTMGGMAVLSRKYAHKIPFVVKINHNELLTFPNKHDQIMFASVKDAWNMGAVAVGATVYFGSAESGRQMIEVANAFEEAHNLGMATILWCYSRNDAFINNGIDYNTAADITGQANYLGVSLQADIIKQKLPTNNRGFTTLKFGKTNPDMYTKLASDHPIDLCRYQVINCFSGRIGMINSGGESKGETDLAEAIKTAVINKRAGGAGMIMGRKAFQRPFNEGVKLINAVQEIYLSEEITIA; from the coding sequence ATGAAAGATATATCCCAATTGTTGGCTTTGTTAGGGAATGAAAAAGACCCTTTGCTGAATCATGTTTGTGAAACCATCCCGAAAGATCAAATTCATTGGCCAAATTCATCGCATATCGATACTGTTTTTTTGCAAAGCAACCGCAATGCGCAGACGATTCGGAGTTTAAACCAAATATACCAAAACGGCAGACTTTCGAACACTGGCTATCTTTCCATTTTGCCCGTAGATCAAGGAATTGAACATACTGCGGGAAGTTCTTTTTCGCCAAATCCCATTTATTTTGACCCTGAAAACATCATAAAATTAGGCCTTGAAGCGGGTTGCAATGCCGTTGCATCGACTATGGGCGGAATGGCGGTGCTCTCCAGAAAATATGCGCATAAAATTCCGTTTGTGGTCAAAATCAACCATAACGAACTCTTGACTTTCCCCAATAAACACGATCAAATCATGTTTGCGAGTGTCAAAGATGCTTGGAATATGGGTGCCGTGGCCGTGGGAGCGACGGTTTATTTTGGCTCTGCCGAATCTGGCCGGCAAATGATAGAAGTGGCAAACGCTTTTGAGGAAGCCCATAATCTGGGAATGGCGACCATACTTTGGTGTTATTCCAGAAATGACGCCTTCATAAACAACGGCATCGACTACAACACGGCCGCCGACATCACGGGTCAGGCCAATTATTTGGGCGTTTCCCTCCAGGCAGATATTATCAAGCAAAAACTACCCACCAACAACAGAGGTTTTACAACCCTGAAATTTGGCAAAACAAACCCAGACATGTACACCAAATTAGCCAGCGACCATCCCATTGATTTATGTCGGTATCAAGTAATCAATTGTTTTTCGGGACGCATTGGCATGATCAATTCAGGAGGCGAATCCAAAGGCGAAACTGATTTGGCCGAAGCCATAAAAACCGCCGTGATTAATAAACGAGCCGGTGGAGCTGGAATGATTATGGGTCGAAAAGCCTTTCAACGCCCCTTTAACGAAGGCGTGAAACTTATAAATGCGGTGCAGGAAATTTATTTGTCCGAAGAAATTACGATTGCATAA